From Megalobrama amblycephala isolate DHTTF-2021 linkage group LG24, ASM1881202v1, whole genome shotgun sequence, the proteins below share one genomic window:
- the LOC125259663 gene encoding E3 ubiquitin-protein ligase TRIM39-like has protein sequence MASSSGPALNEELQCSICLEVFTDPVTTPCGHNFCRTCLSECWTNTQTCFCPLCKETFSKRPDLKINTTLREVVQHFEKLDLGESEVFCDICDERKQKAVKSCLTCQSSYCDDHLEPHLRVPRLKKHTLINAVENLEDYICQKHERPLEMFCRDDQTCVCLFCTEGEHRTHNTVPIEEESQEKKNQLVQTQTDVHQMVQDRMKKIQEIKHSVELRKRNTEKEKSSSVELFTDLIGSIERCQSEQLKKMEEQQKEAEKQAEDLIKELQQEITELKKRNTELEQLLHTDDHLHLIQMCSSLYIRPHTKNWTEIRIDSDVNVNSLYRVLAQMKKSQETLNEKLNQTGLKFVQKYAVDVTLDPDTANPRLILSDDGKQVSDGDIEQDVPENPKRFDTGPCVLAKQGFRSGRFYYEVQVKGKTEWGLGVIKESINRKGEIIMTPGEEVWSLILMIENEYIILDNPFVSLSLRVKPEKVGVFVDYEEGLVSFYDVDSSSHIYSFTGQTFTEKLYPYFSPGLNDEGKNSNPLIITPVN, from the exons ATGGCATCCTCCAGTGGTCCAGCACTAAATGAGGAGCTCCAGTGCTCCATCTGTCTGGAAGTGTTCACTGATCCAGTCACCACTCCATGTGGACACAACTTCTGCAGAACCTGCCTGAGCGAGTGCTGGACGAACACACAGACCTGCTTCTGTCCACTCTGTAAAGAAACATTCAGCAAAAGACCTGACCTCAAGATTAATACAACACTCAGAGAGGTTGTCCAACACTTTGAGAAGCTCGATCTAGGAGAATCTGAGGTGTTCTGTGACATCTGTGATGAAAGAAAGCAGAAAGCTGTGAAGTCCTGCCTGACGTGTCAAAGCTCTTACTGTGATGATCATCTGGAGCCTCATCTCAGAGTCCCTCGTCTAAAGAAACACACACTGATCAACGCTGTGGAAAATCTGGAGGATTATATATGCCAGAAACACGAGAGACCTCTGGAGATGTTCTGCAGAGATGATCAGACATGTGTTTGTCTATTCTGCACTGAAGGAGAACACAGGACCCACAACACTGTTCCTATAGAGGAGGAGAGTCAAGAGAAGAAG AATCAGCTGgttcagacacagacagacgTTCATCAGATGGTCCAGGACAGAATGAAGAAGATTCAAGAGATCAAACACTCAGTAGAGTTGAGAAAA agaaacacagagaaagagaaatccTCCAGTGTTGAGCTCTTCACTGATCTGATTGGCTCCATTGAGAGATGTCAGTCTGAGCAGCTGAAGAAGATGGAGGAACAGCAGAAAGAAGCAGAGAAACAGGCTGAAGATCTCATTAAAGAGCTGCAGCAGGAAATCACTGAGCTGAAGAAGAGAAacactgagctggagcagctctTACACACTGATGATCATCTCCACCTCATACAG ATGTGCTCATCCCTGTACATTCGTCCACACACCAAGAACTGGACTGAGATCAGGATTGACTCTGATGTGAATGTGAACTCACTGTATAGAGTTCTGGCTCAAATGAAGAAATCTCAAGAGACACTAAATGAAAAACTCAATCAAACTG GATTGAAGTTTGTGCAGAAGTATGCAG TGGATGTGACTCTGGATCCTGATACTGCGAATCCACGTCTCATCCTGTCTGATGATGGAAAACAAGTCAGTGATGGAGACATTGAGCAGGACGTCCCAGAAAACCCAAAGAGATTTGATACGGGTCCTTGTGTTCTGGCAAAGCAGGGATTCAGATCAGGGAGATTTTACtatgaggtgcaggtgaagggaaaGACTGAGTGGGGTTTAGGAGTGATTAAAGAATCCATTAACAGGAAGGGGGAGATCATAATGACTCCTGGGGAGGAAGTCTGGTCACTGATTCTGATGATTGAGAATGAATACATAATTTTAGATAATCCATTTGTCTCTTTATCTCTGAGAGTGAAACCTGAGAAGGTGGGAGTGTTTGTGGATTATGAGGAGGGTCTGGTCTCTTTTTATGACGTGGACTCCAGCTCTCATATCTACTCTTTCACTGGTCAGACTTTCACTGAGAAACTCTATCCATATTTCAGCCCAGGCCTTAATGATGAAGGTAAAAACTCAAATCCACTGATCATCACACCTGTCAACTGA